One part of the Microbulbifer sp. THAF38 genome encodes these proteins:
- a CDS encoding META domain-containing protein, whose protein sequence is MSRLVQLWLMGALLVIGGCLSNSVEEARVVQNAGTASSVCNKKWQLVRLRINGGAVSIHKPADFTFVCNLDGNVMGRSGINTYRGELQVTDNGLMLWDSSSFASTKMGGPEDLLQQENTYLRALAGTRQAFTKSRGKRLILRDASGDIYIEYVRAGS, encoded by the coding sequence ATGAGCAGGTTGGTGCAACTGTGGCTAATGGGAGCTCTGCTGGTCATCGGCGGATGCCTATCGAACAGTGTGGAAGAAGCCAGAGTTGTACAGAATGCGGGAACGGCAAGTTCCGTATGTAATAAGAAATGGCAGTTGGTGCGTTTGCGCATTAATGGCGGCGCCGTGTCGATCCATAAGCCCGCAGACTTTACCTTCGTGTGTAACCTCGATGGCAATGTGATGGGGCGCAGTGGCATCAACACTTACCGCGGTGAGCTGCAGGTTACCGACAATGGCCTGATGCTGTGGGACAGCTCCAGCTTCGCTTCCACCAAGATGGGTGGTCCAGAGGACCTGCTTCAACAGGAGAACACCTACCTGCGCGCCCTTGCTGGAACTCGCCAGGCATTTACTAAGTCCCGCGGGAAGCGTTTAATCCTGCGCGATGCCTCCGGCGATATTTATATCGAATATGTCAGGGCAGGATCTTGA
- a CDS encoding META domain-containing protein, whose product MPRSHLRLQLVVPTLLSLFFSGCMSFNEPAPQPLRQPAWSACEHDWILSNLQDGENNYEYTLLWKKFWRERPFFTCDRFGYVRGNGGINPYLGRFSLENSGELSWPRSPVISRVGNGRPSDELEADYLRALRKTRFLEVVGDKLILSSNDRATRLEFNRVHDIMR is encoded by the coding sequence ATGCCGCGATCTCACCTTCGCTTGCAGCTTGTAGTCCCAACCCTATTGAGCCTGTTTTTTTCCGGGTGCATGTCCTTCAATGAGCCGGCCCCCCAACCACTCAGACAGCCGGCCTGGTCCGCTTGTGAGCACGACTGGATACTGTCGAACCTGCAGGATGGCGAGAACAACTACGAGTACACGCTACTGTGGAAAAAGTTCTGGCGCGAACGTCCGTTCTTCACCTGTGATCGGTTCGGCTACGTTCGTGGCAATGGCGGCATCAATCCCTATTTGGGGCGCTTCTCCCTCGAGAACAGCGGAGAACTTTCCTGGCCCAGGTCACCGGTCATTTCCAGGGTGGGAAACGGACGCCCCAGTGATGAACTGGAAGCCGATTATCTGAGAGCCCTGCGCAAAACCCGCTTTCTCGAAGTGGTGGGTGACAAGCTGATCCTAAGCAGTAACGACAGAGCCACACGGCTCGAATTTAACCGGGTCCATGACATTATGCGCTGA
- the smrA gene encoding DNA endonuclease SmrA: MSSDSKLFKDALGELGDVKPLVQERRVTLRKENEPSEGILRERRAAATRLSEREMNPLSGEYIELVAPWDPIEFKRDGVQNGVYRNLRLGKYTVDARLDLHRHSVEMARSAVVEFVRDCVEADVRCALITHGKGEGRKQPALLKSCINHWLPQLHEVLAFHSAQKQHGGMGATYLLLRKSERKRQENLERHQRRF, translated from the coding sequence ATGAGCAGCGACAGCAAGTTATTTAAAGACGCTCTCGGTGAATTGGGAGACGTCAAACCGCTAGTGCAGGAGCGCCGTGTAACCCTGCGAAAGGAAAACGAGCCTTCCGAGGGTATCTTGCGTGAGCGTCGCGCCGCTGCGACGCGTTTAAGCGAGCGCGAAATGAACCCCCTCTCCGGTGAATATATCGAGCTGGTGGCGCCCTGGGACCCCATCGAGTTCAAGCGCGACGGGGTGCAGAACGGGGTCTATCGCAATTTGCGTCTGGGCAAGTACACGGTGGATGCACGCCTCGATCTGCATCGTCACTCGGTGGAAATGGCGCGCAGTGCCGTTGTGGAGTTTGTGCGCGACTGTGTCGAGGCGGATGTGCGCTGTGCGCTAATTACCCACGGCAAAGGTGAGGGTCGCAAGCAGCCCGCCCTTTTGAAAAGCTGTATTAATCACTGGCTGCCGCAGTTGCATGAAGTATTGGCATTTCACAGTGCGCAGAAACAGCACGGCGGCATGGGGGCTACTTACCTATTGCTGCGCAAGAGTGAACGCAAGCGTCAGGAGAATCTGGAGAGGCATCAGCGGCGTTTTTGA
- a CDS encoding NAD(P)-dependent oxidoreductase, with protein sequence MSEEFVTLTENTGALKDKTIFITGASRGIGRAIALKCAADGANIVIAAKSAEPHPKLPGTIFSVAQEVESAGGKALALQVDVRDEQRVEEAMAQAADKFGGIDMVINNAGAINLTNVESTPPKRYDLMLNINSRAVYLTAHLAIPYLKKSDNAHILSLCPPLNLQPKWLGPFAPYALSKFGMTILSLGLAEELREAGIAVNTLWPRTLVATAAIEFAVGNREMFEQSRKPAIMADAAYEVLVTKGAALSGCQLIDEELLVERGVKDFTDYAHNPDNAGNLTKDLFLD encoded by the coding sequence ATGAGTGAAGAGTTTGTAACCCTGACAGAAAACACAGGGGCGCTTAAGGACAAGACCATCTTTATCACCGGCGCCAGCCGCGGTATCGGCCGTGCCATAGCGCTCAAATGCGCGGCGGACGGCGCTAATATTGTGATCGCCGCCAAGTCCGCAGAGCCCCACCCGAAGTTACCCGGAACCATTTTTTCTGTGGCACAGGAAGTGGAGAGCGCTGGCGGTAAGGCCCTGGCCCTGCAAGTGGATGTGCGCGATGAGCAGCGGGTCGAAGAAGCGATGGCTCAGGCGGCGGACAAGTTCGGCGGTATCGACATGGTGATCAACAACGCCGGCGCGATTAATCTGACTAACGTGGAGTCCACCCCGCCCAAGCGCTATGACCTGATGCTGAACATCAATAGCCGCGCTGTGTATCTGACTGCGCACCTGGCGATTCCCTACCTGAAAAAGTCGGATAACGCCCATATCCTCAGCCTGTGCCCCCCGCTCAATCTGCAGCCCAAATGGTTGGGGCCCTTCGCGCCTTACGCGCTGTCCAAATTTGGCATGACCATCCTAAGCCTGGGATTGGCGGAGGAGTTGCGCGAGGCGGGGATCGCCGTCAATACTCTGTGGCCGCGCACTCTGGTGGCTACTGCCGCCATTGAGTTTGCGGTGGGTAACCGCGAGATGTTCGAGCAGAGTCGCAAACCGGCGATTATGGCCGATGCCGCCTACGAAGTACTGGTCACAAAAGGGGCCGCTCTGAGCGGGTGCCAGCTGATCGATGAGGAACTTCTGGTGGAACGCGGGGTAAAAGATTTTACCGACTATGCCCATAACCCCGATAATGCGGGGAATCTGACCAAGGATTTATTTTTGGACTGA
- a CDS encoding thioesterase family protein yields the protein MQWDLPNPFTHKVRVGVEHVDGLHHANNAEYVRWCEAAAWAHSAALGLDVINYQDLDRGMAIRHGQYDYILAAKEGDELIFGTWLTEVDGRLNMTRHFQVFRAADGALVLRAQWRLVCIELSSGRPKRMPAIFKEIYSPAVTAPEAEYNE from the coding sequence ATGCAATGGGATTTACCCAATCCGTTTACCCACAAGGTAAGGGTAGGGGTTGAGCATGTGGATGGTTTACACCACGCCAATAACGCCGAGTATGTGCGCTGGTGCGAAGCTGCCGCCTGGGCCCACAGTGCGGCACTGGGCCTGGATGTCATAAATTACCAGGATCTCGATCGGGGAATGGCCATTCGTCACGGGCAGTATGACTATATACTGGCGGCGAAAGAGGGGGATGAACTGATATTCGGTACCTGGCTCACAGAGGTGGACGGGCGCCTGAATATGACCCGCCACTTTCAAGTCTTTCGCGCCGCCGATGGAGCATTGGTATTGCGGGCCCAGTGGCGGTTGGTATGCATCGAGCTTTCCAGTGGTAGACCGAAGCGCATGCCGGCGATCTTCAAGGAAATCTACAGTCCGGCAGTGACTGCCCCGGAGGCTGAATACAATGAGTGA
- the secB gene encoding protein-export chaperone SecB, which produces MAEELNGAANAEAPQVQFAMQRIYLKDLSFETPMGVEVFKKQWKPQVNQELNTKTAKVDEDLYEVALTLTITVKLEEDTAFLVEVKQAGLFGIKGLEGQQLAQALNTACPQILFPYAREVIDNAVVKGSFPALMLPPVNFDALFAQALNQAQQQAEGAQAKADA; this is translated from the coding sequence ATGGCTGAAGAATTAAACGGCGCGGCAAACGCAGAGGCTCCACAAGTACAATTCGCGATGCAGCGTATCTACCTGAAGGACCTCTCCTTCGAGACCCCCATGGGTGTCGAGGTTTTCAAAAAACAGTGGAAGCCCCAGGTAAACCAGGAGCTGAACACCAAGACCGCCAAGGTTGATGAAGACCTGTACGAAGTGGCGCTGACGCTCACCATCACCGTGAAGCTGGAAGAAGACACCGCTTTCCTGGTGGAAGTGAAGCAGGCCGGCCTGTTCGGCATCAAGGGTCTGGAAGGTCAGCAGCTGGCTCAGGCTTTGAACACTGCCTGCCCGCAGATTCTGTTCCCCTATGCTCGCGAAGTGATCGACAATGCCGTTGTTAAAGGTTCCTTCCCAGCACTGATGCTGCCGCCGGTCAACTTCGACGCCCTGTTTGCTCAAGCCCTGAATCAGGCGCAGCAGCAAGCCGAAGGCGCCCAGGCTAAAGCGGACGCATAA
- the grxC gene encoding glutaredoxin 3 → MQEVVIYTTRFCPFCIRAKLLLDNKGVEYCEIAVDNDPELRAQMAEKAGRRTVPQIWVGEYHVGGCDELMAHERAGKLDKLLKATG, encoded by the coding sequence ATGCAGGAAGTAGTCATCTATACCACGCGCTTTTGCCCCTTTTGTATTCGCGCTAAGTTGCTGCTCGATAACAAGGGTGTGGAATATTGCGAGATCGCGGTGGATAACGATCCTGAACTGCGTGCGCAGATGGCGGAAAAAGCCGGTCGTCGCACGGTGCCACAGATCTGGGTGGGTGAGTACCACGTAGGTGGCTGTGATGAGCTGATGGCCCATGAGCGTGCAGGCAAGCTCGATAAATTGCTGAAAGCGACTGGCTGA
- a CDS encoding rhodanese-like domain-containing protein — translation MDFFVFLSEQWLLVGLLVALLYALVLSERYKAGVPVSLHEVTRLINSDGAKVLDVRDRSEFTAGHIVDALHIPHGEVAERIAELEPFKDKVVIVADKMGQHAGPAGRLLKQKGFQVRRLQGGMSEWSNQNLPLVKGKG, via the coding sequence GTGGATTTTTTCGTCTTTTTGAGTGAGCAGTGGCTGCTTGTCGGCCTGCTCGTGGCACTGCTTTATGCGCTGGTCCTGAGCGAGCGCTACAAGGCGGGTGTGCCGGTTTCCCTGCACGAAGTGACCCGGCTGATCAACAGCGATGGGGCCAAGGTATTGGATGTGCGCGACCGCAGCGAGTTTACCGCTGGGCATATCGTCGATGCCTTGCATATTCCCCACGGGGAAGTGGCCGAGCGCATCGCCGAGCTGGAACCTTTCAAAGATAAGGTGGTGATTGTCGCCGATAAAATGGGGCAGCACGCCGGGCCTGCGGGTCGCCTGCTTAAGCAGAAGGGCTTCCAGGTGCGCCGCCTGCAGGGCGGTATGAGTGAGTGGAGCAACCAGAACCTGCCTCTAGTAAAGGGCAAGGGCTAG
- the gpmI gene encoding 2,3-bisphosphoglycerate-independent phosphoglycerate mutase: MAASQAPHKRPLVLLILDGFGHSDNAEYNAIRAAKSPVWDNIWATRPKTLIQTSGMAVGLPEGQMGNSEVGHMTLGAGRVVYQNFTRINKAIKDGDFFRNPAYTAAVDKAITKNGAVHIMGLLSEGGVHSHEDHIVAMVTLAAQRGARAIYVHAFLDGRDTPPRSAEPSIARLMQVCDSVGNAHMATLAGRYFAMDRDQRWDRTESVYDMLTLGTAEHKASDALAGLAAAYERGENDEFVAPTVIGEPAPIKDGDALIFMNFRPDRARQLTRAFTEADFSGFERKAQPKLADFVMTTEYAADIHASCAFPPENLVNSLGEYLSAQGKTQLRIAETEKYAHVTFFFSGGREEPYQGETRELIKSPDVATYDLQPEMNAPEVTDKLVAAIEGGEYDAIICNYANGDMVGHTGVFEAAVKAVEALDQCVERVVDAALAAGGEVLITADHGNVEEMFDTSSGQVSTQHSTLPVPFVYIGERNVQMCDGGSLADVAPTMLALMDLPQPAEMTGHSLVKMD; encoded by the coding sequence ATGGCCGCTTCGCAAGCCCCGCACAAACGCCCCTTGGTCCTGCTGATTCTGGACGGCTTCGGCCACAGCGACAATGCCGAGTACAACGCGATTCGCGCCGCAAAGTCCCCAGTGTGGGACAACATCTGGGCTACGCGCCCCAAGACCCTGATTCAGACCTCCGGCATGGCGGTGGGCCTGCCCGAAGGGCAGATGGGCAACTCTGAGGTGGGACACATGACCCTGGGAGCCGGGCGTGTGGTTTACCAGAACTTCACCCGTATCAATAAGGCCATCAAGGACGGCGACTTCTTCCGCAATCCCGCCTACACCGCTGCGGTGGATAAGGCCATCACCAAGAACGGTGCGGTTCATATTATGGGACTGCTGTCCGAGGGCGGCGTACACAGCCACGAAGATCATATCGTCGCCATGGTGACCCTTGCGGCACAGCGCGGTGCCCGCGCCATTTACGTACACGCCTTCCTCGATGGCCGCGACACACCGCCGCGCAGCGCCGAGCCCTCTATCGCTCGCCTGATGCAAGTCTGTGATTCCGTCGGCAATGCCCATATGGCCACTTTGGCTGGCCGCTACTTCGCCATGGACCGCGACCAGCGCTGGGATCGCACTGAATCTGTCTACGATATGCTGACCCTCGGAACCGCGGAGCACAAAGCCAGTGACGCCCTGGCGGGCTTGGCTGCCGCCTACGAGCGCGGAGAAAACGATGAATTTGTCGCGCCGACCGTGATCGGCGAACCCGCTCCCATCAAAGATGGCGATGCACTGATCTTTATGAACTTCCGCCCGGATCGCGCGCGCCAGCTGACCCGCGCCTTTACCGAAGCAGACTTCAGCGGCTTCGAACGCAAGGCCCAGCCCAAGCTGGCAGACTTTGTCATGACTACCGAATACGCCGCCGATATCCACGCCAGTTGCGCCTTCCCCCCGGAAAACCTGGTGAATTCCCTCGGTGAATACCTGTCTGCCCAGGGTAAGACCCAGCTGCGCATCGCCGAAACCGAAAAATATGCCCACGTGACTTTCTTCTTCAGCGGCGGCCGCGAAGAGCCCTATCAAGGGGAAACCCGCGAGCTGATCAAATCCCCAGACGTAGCCACCTACGACCTGCAACCGGAAATGAACGCGCCGGAAGTGACCGACAAGCTGGTCGCGGCGATTGAAGGCGGCGAGTACGACGCCATTATTTGTAACTACGCCAACGGCGATATGGTCGGCCACACCGGTGTCTTCGAAGCCGCGGTAAAAGCCGTGGAAGCCCTGGACCAGTGTGTAGAGCGCGTCGTGGACGCAGCCCTGGCTGCCGGTGGCGAAGTGCTAATCACCGCCGACCACGGCAATGTGGAAGAGATGTTCGATACCAGTTCCGGCCAGGTCAGCACCCAGCACTCCACCCTGCCGGTACCTTTTGTGTACATCGGCGAGCGCAATGTGCAAATGTGTGACGGAGGCAGTCTGGCGGATGTGGCGCCAACCATGTTAGCGTTGATGGATCTGCCACAGCCGGCGGAAATGACCGGCCATAGCTTGGTAAAAATGGACTGA
- a CDS encoding murein hydrolase activator EnvC: MKTLVLFLIALLSLPAWSQAEADQQARLTEIKQRIESLQQELNQVRGQRDQLLKDLEENEKDISGLHRRIDQIRRDMRSRTDKLRELQEEQKQLQEARRSMQRRVEQEIAAAYRLGRQEQIKLLLNQQNPQNIARQLRYHDYFLQERSRVIDNYLQTLASLETVSTSIERERNSLQAERAQLQERQDKLRSAQQVRKRTLEKLAARLANGGGELKQLQGDRKRLQTLIDEVGRAIATLVNPDQHKPFAKQRGRLQWPVQGRRANAYGQRRANGITWKGVTIRANEGEPVRAIHRGRVVFSDYLRGHGMLVILDHGDGYMSLYAHNQSLTRDIGEWVESGDTIARVGNSGGIAHSGLYFEIRHRGQAQDPTAWCRG, from the coding sequence ATGAAAACTCTCGTACTCTTCCTGATCGCCCTGCTGTCACTGCCCGCCTGGAGTCAGGCGGAAGCGGACCAGCAGGCGCGCCTCACAGAAATCAAGCAACGCATTGAGTCCCTGCAACAGGAACTCAATCAGGTGCGCGGCCAGCGCGACCAGCTGCTCAAGGATCTGGAAGAGAACGAGAAAGACATCTCCGGGCTACACCGGCGCATAGACCAGATCAGACGGGATATGCGCAGCCGCACAGATAAACTGCGAGAACTGCAAGAGGAGCAGAAGCAGCTGCAAGAGGCGCGACGAAGTATGCAGCGGCGGGTCGAACAGGAGATCGCCGCCGCTTACCGACTGGGCCGACAAGAACAGATCAAGCTCCTTCTCAACCAACAAAATCCACAGAACATCGCCCGCCAACTTCGCTACCACGATTACTTCCTCCAAGAACGCAGCCGCGTTATCGACAACTACCTGCAAACCCTCGCCTCGCTGGAAACGGTTTCCACCTCTATCGAGCGCGAGCGCAACAGTCTGCAGGCGGAGCGGGCCCAACTGCAGGAGCGCCAGGACAAACTGCGCAGCGCGCAGCAGGTGCGCAAGCGCACCCTGGAGAAACTGGCAGCGCGGCTCGCCAATGGCGGCGGCGAACTCAAGCAGCTGCAGGGTGACCGCAAACGCCTGCAGACTCTGATTGACGAGGTGGGTCGGGCTATTGCCACACTGGTCAACCCGGACCAACACAAGCCCTTCGCGAAGCAGCGGGGCAGATTGCAGTGGCCAGTTCAGGGCCGCCGCGCCAATGCCTATGGGCAGCGCCGCGCCAATGGGATTACCTGGAAGGGAGTGACTATCCGCGCCAACGAGGGAGAGCCCGTGCGCGCGATACACCGCGGGCGCGTCGTTTTTTCCGATTATCTGCGCGGTCACGGCATGCTGGTGATTCTCGATCACGGCGACGGCTATATGAGCCTTTACGCCCACAACCAATCCCTCACCCGCGATATTGGCGAATGGGTGGAGAGCGGCGATACCATCGCACGGGTCGGCAACAGCGGTGGCATCGCGCACAGCGGCCTCTATTTTGAAATACGCCACCGCGGCCAAGCCCAGGACCCCACGGCCTGGTGCCGGGGCTAA
- a CDS encoding S41 family peptidase has product MSISKALTTFLGAAALTTLPLMGFSEGGQQPDAATVNSGRLPLEDLRSFAKVFEQIRQGYVEEVDDRTLLEYAIKGMLQGLDPHSSYLDRRSFDDLQANTTGEFAGLGIEVGIEDNRITVITPMDDTPASRAGLKAGDVILRLSGKSTKGVGLDEAVEWMRGPKGSSVTLTIARKGHKTPFDVTLKRDTVRVRSVRSKVLDEGYGYLRISQFQLDTGADVAEELIKLQKKGSLKGLIIDLRNNPGGVLQSSVEVADAFLEEGLVVYTEGRNEAANLSYSAEPGDLTEGAPLVVLINAGSASAAEIVAGALQDHRRAVVMGTDSFGKGSVQTVIPINNERAIKLTTALYFTPNGRSIQAQGITPDIVVERAKVTRLKDMQRPTEADLAGHLNNGNGGADRTSEDRAREREEGERDNWMDRDNQIFEALNVLKGLNLYAHRDRGLHERFARADEQ; this is encoded by the coding sequence ATGTCCATCTCTAAGGCGCTCACCACATTTCTCGGAGCCGCCGCCCTCACAACCCTGCCATTGATGGGTTTCAGCGAAGGTGGCCAGCAACCCGATGCCGCCACCGTAAATAGCGGGCGCCTCCCCCTCGAAGATCTGCGTAGCTTCGCCAAAGTGTTCGAGCAGATTCGCCAGGGTTACGTGGAAGAAGTGGACGACCGCACCCTGCTGGAATACGCCATCAAAGGCATGCTGCAGGGCCTCGATCCCCACTCCTCCTACCTAGACCGCCGCTCCTTCGACGACCTGCAGGCCAACACCACCGGTGAGTTTGCCGGCCTCGGGATTGAAGTGGGTATCGAAGACAACCGCATCACCGTCATCACCCCCATGGATGACACCCCAGCCTCCCGCGCGGGCCTCAAGGCGGGCGATGTGATACTGCGACTGTCGGGCAAATCAACGAAAGGGGTCGGCCTCGATGAGGCGGTGGAGTGGATGCGTGGGCCCAAGGGCAGCAGCGTCACCCTCACCATCGCCCGCAAGGGCCACAAGACCCCCTTCGACGTCACCCTCAAGCGAGACACCGTGCGCGTGCGCAGTGTGCGCAGCAAAGTGCTCGACGAAGGCTACGGCTATCTACGCATCAGCCAGTTTCAGTTGGATACCGGCGCCGATGTGGCGGAAGAGCTGATCAAACTTCAGAAGAAAGGCTCTCTCAAGGGTTTGATTATCGACCTGCGTAACAATCCCGGCGGTGTGCTGCAGTCCTCGGTGGAAGTGGCTGACGCCTTTCTTGAAGAAGGGTTGGTGGTCTACACCGAAGGCCGCAATGAGGCCGCCAATCTGAGCTATTCCGCCGAGCCCGGCGACCTGACCGAGGGCGCCCCACTGGTGGTACTAATCAATGCCGGCTCCGCCTCGGCGGCGGAAATTGTCGCCGGCGCCCTGCAGGATCACCGCCGCGCCGTGGTGATGGGGACCGACAGTTTCGGTAAGGGCTCGGTACAGACGGTCATCCCCATCAATAACGAGCGCGCCATCAAGCTCACCACCGCGCTCTACTTCACCCCCAACGGCCGCTCCATCCAGGCCCAGGGCATCACGCCGGACATCGTTGTAGAACGCGCCAAGGTCACCCGCCTGAAAGACATGCAGCGCCCCACCGAGGCAGATCTGGCCGGACATTTGAACAATGGTAACGGTGGTGCCGATCGCACCTCGGAAGACCGCGCTCGAGAACGGGAAGAGGGGGAGCGCGACAACTGGATGGATCGCGACAACCAGATCTTCGAAGCACTCAATGTACTTAAAGGGCTGAATCTCTACGCTCACAGGGACCGGGGTCTGCACGAACGCTTTGCGCGCGCAGATGAACAGTAG
- the hisF gene encoding imidazole glycerol phosphate synthase subunit HisF, with amino-acid sequence MALAKRIIPCLDVDAGRVVKGVNFVDIRDAGDPVEVARRYNEAGADEVTFLDITATHEQRDTILHTVEKMAHEVFIPLTVGGGVRTLMDIRNLLNAGADKTAINSAAVKNPEFVREAAERFGSQCIVVAIDAKQVGENRWEIFTHGGRQPTGIDAVAWARQMAEYGAGEILLTSMDRDGTKNGFDLALTRAVSEAVPVPVIASGGVGNLQHLAEGVLQGGADAVLAASIFHFGEYSIAEAKTFMQEAGIEMRL; translated from the coding sequence ATGGCACTGGCGAAACGTATTATTCCCTGCCTTGATGTCGATGCCGGACGCGTGGTGAAGGGTGTCAATTTTGTCGATATCCGCGATGCCGGAGACCCGGTAGAAGTCGCCCGCCGCTATAACGAGGCGGGTGCGGATGAAGTCACATTCCTGGATATCACCGCCACCCACGAGCAGCGCGACACCATACTGCACACCGTGGAAAAGATGGCCCACGAAGTGTTTATTCCTCTCACCGTGGGCGGTGGTGTACGCACCCTGATGGATATTCGCAACCTATTGAATGCCGGTGCCGACAAGACCGCGATCAACTCCGCAGCGGTGAAAAACCCCGAGTTTGTGCGCGAGGCTGCCGAGCGCTTCGGCAGCCAGTGCATCGTAGTGGCGATTGACGCCAAGCAGGTGGGGGAGAACCGCTGGGAAATCTTTACCCACGGCGGGCGTCAGCCCACCGGCATAGATGCTGTAGCCTGGGCGAGACAGATGGCGGAGTACGGAGCCGGAGAAATACTGCTCACCAGTATGGACCGGGATGGCACCAAAAATGGTTTTGACCTGGCCCTGACCCGCGCAGTAAGCGAGGCGGTGCCGGTGCCGGTGATTGCCTCCGGTGGCGTCGGTAACCTGCAACACCTGGCCGAAGGGGTTTTACAGGGGGGCGCCGATGCGGTGCTGGCGGCCAGTATCTTCCACTTCGGCGAGTACAGCATCGCCGAAGCCAAGACATTTATGCAGGAAGCGGGAATAGAGATGCGGCTCTAG
- the hisA gene encoding 1-(5-phosphoribosyl)-5-[(5-phosphoribosylamino)methylideneamino]imidazole-4-carboxamide isomerase, with the protein MIVIPAIDLKDGQCVRLRQGEMDDATVFSDDPLATAQHWVNEGAKRLHLVDLNGAFAGNPVNGEAVTAIAKQFPSLPVQIGGGIRDLHTIERYLDAGVQWAIIGTAAVKQPKLVEEACREFEGHIIVGLDAKDGLVATEGWAEVSELKATELAKRFADCGVSSIVYTDIARDGMMQGVNIEATLELARAVQVPIIASGGVSSIEDIEQLLETGEIYGAITGRAIYEDKLDLRAAQQLCDQRSK; encoded by the coding sequence ATGATTGTAATTCCCGCTATCGACTTGAAAGACGGCCAGTGCGTGCGCCTGCGCCAGGGCGAAATGGACGACGCCACCGTATTCTCCGACGACCCACTGGCCACCGCCCAGCACTGGGTGAATGAGGGGGCCAAGCGCCTGCACCTGGTAGATCTGAATGGTGCCTTCGCCGGCAACCCGGTCAACGGTGAAGCGGTCACGGCCATCGCCAAACAATTTCCCAGTTTACCGGTGCAGATCGGCGGCGGCATCCGCGATTTGCACACCATCGAGCGCTATCTGGATGCCGGGGTGCAATGGGCCATTATCGGCACCGCCGCGGTGAAGCAGCCGAAGCTGGTCGAGGAGGCCTGTCGCGAATTCGAGGGGCATATCATCGTTGGACTCGACGCCAAAGATGGGCTGGTCGCTACCGAGGGCTGGGCCGAAGTGTCTGAGCTGAAAGCTACCGAGTTGGCCAAGCGTTTTGCAGATTGCGGCGTCAGCTCCATTGTGTATACGGATATCGCCCGCGACGGCATGATGCAGGGCGTGAATATCGAAGCCACCCTGGAATTAGCCCGAGCGGTACAGGTGCCGATAATCGCCTCCGGTGGTGTCAGCAGCATTGAGGATATCGAGCAGCTGCTGGAAACCGGTGAAATTTACGGTGCGATTACCGGCCGGGCTATTTACGAGGACAAGCTGGACCTGCGCGCGGCGCAGCAGCTCTGCGATCAACGGAGCAAGTAA
- the hisH gene encoding imidazole glycerol phosphate synthase subunit HisH: protein MGRIAVLDYGMGNLHSVASALDKVAPEAEVVLAQTPQQAQGAERLLVPGVGAIRDCMAGFVEAGFAPLLKDAIAAGTPVLGICVGMQIMMRHSEENNGIDCLDIFPQPVKFFGNDLPLAATGERLKVPHMGWNQVQQTREHPLWAGIADGSRFYFVHSYYVPAEDNGDLAGRTEYGVPLAAAVARENIFATQFHPEKSADTGLQLLKNFVSWNGRA from the coding sequence ATGGGCCGGATCGCGGTTCTCGATTACGGCATGGGCAACTTACACTCGGTTGCCAGTGCCCTGGATAAGGTGGCGCCGGAAGCCGAGGTGGTGCTGGCACAAACTCCGCAGCAGGCCCAGGGGGCCGAGCGCTTATTAGTGCCGGGTGTGGGCGCTATTCGCGACTGTATGGCGGGCTTTGTTGAGGCGGGTTTTGCACCGCTATTGAAGGACGCTATTGCGGCGGGTACACCGGTGTTGGGTATTTGCGTGGGTATGCAGATCATGATGCGCCACAGCGAGGAGAACAACGGCATCGACTGCCTGGATATCTTTCCGCAGCCGGTGAAGTTTTTTGGCAACGACCTGCCGCTGGCAGCCACCGGCGAGCGCTTAAAAGTGCCGCATATGGGCTGGAACCAAGTACAACAAACCCGTGAGCACCCGCTGTGGGCCGGCATTGCCGATGGCAGCCGTTTTTACTTTGTGCACAGTTACTATGTACCGGCTGAAGACAACGGGGATCTGGCTGGGCGCACCGAATACGGTGTGCCTCTGGCCGCTGCGGTGGCACGGGAGAATATCTTCGCCACCCAGTTCCACCCGGAGAAGAGCGCCGATACCGGCCTGCAACTTTTAAAGAACTTTGTCAGTTGGAATGGCCGGGCCTGA